The Arachis duranensis cultivar V14167 chromosome 2, aradu.V14167.gnm2.J7QH, whole genome shotgun sequence genome has a window encoding:
- the LOC107475416 gene encoding protein transport protein Sec61 subunit gamma → MDAIDSVFDPLREFAKDSVRLVKRCHKPDRKEFSKVAVRTAIGFVVMGFVGFFVKLIFIPINNIIVGSG, encoded by the exons ATGGACGCCATTGATTCAGTGTTCGATCCCCTCAGAGAGTTCGCCAAGGACAGCGTAAGGCTCGTCAAGCGTTGCCATAAACCCGATCGCAAAg AATTCTCCAAGGTTGCTGTTCGTACTGCAATCGGATTCGTGGTTATGGGATTCGTTGGCTTCTTCGTCAAGCTCATCTTCATTCCCATTAACAACATCATCGTCGGATCTGGTTAG
- the LOC110277980 gene encoding uncharacterized protein LOC110277980 — MEKVEAARASLSCMGQAEWLELDCNHSELKVVILLHCHHSPLKVFSHHWFTQGYACEEHLVTTVDGYVLSVPRIPVGLSQEPWGNRPPVLLQQDGITWLLIMKIGDFFFPPNSICTNLGSLNSV, encoded by the exons ATGGAGAAGGTGGAGGCTGCTAGGGCTAGTCTCTCATGTATGGGTCAGGCTGAGTGG CTGGAACTAGATTGTAACCACTCAGAACTCAAAGTAGTGATATTACTTCATTGCCATCATTCTCCCCTTAAGGTATTTTCTCATCACTGGTTCACTCAAGGATATGCTTGTGAAGAAcacttg GTGACAACTGTGGATGGTTATGTTCTCAGTGTGCCGAGAATTCCGGTGGGGCTGTCACAGGAGCCATGGGGCAATAGGCCACCGGTTCTGCTACAACAG GATGGCATAACGTGGTTACTGATTATGAAAAtcggtgattttttttttccaccaAACAGTATTTGTACAAACTTGGGATCTTTGAATTCAGTCTGA
- the LOC107475418 gene encoding indole-3-glycerol phosphate synthase, chloroplastic: MEALTSLKVPFQAFSSSSRPRSWITPIQMNVSTRNPFFSFSVRAQVESTEGSATIAATSAESVVEALKVKEWEVGMFQDEVAASQGIRIRRRPPTGPPLHYVGPFEFRLQNEGNTPRNILEEIVWNKDVEVSQLKERKPLISLKKDLQNAPPRRDFIGALRAANERTGLPGLIAEVKKASPSRGVLRENFDPVEIAQAYERGGAACLSVLTDQKYFKGCFENLELIRKAGVKCPLLCKEFIIDAWQLYYARIKGADAVLLIAAVLPDLDIKYMIKICKILGLAALVEVHDEKEFDRVLGIEGIELIGINNRNLETFEVDIANTKKLLEGERGKIVRERNIIMVGESGLFTPNDIAYVQEAGVKAVLVGESIVKQNDPGKGITSLFGKDISLS; encoded by the exons ATGGAAGCTTTGACCTCTCTCAAGGTACCCTTTCAGGCCTTTTCATCCTCTTCCAGACCCAGAAGCTGGATTACCCCAATCCAAATGAATGTTTCTACAAGAAAcccctttttctctttctctgtcCGTGCTCAG GTGGAGTCTACTGAGGGTTCGGCTACAATTGCTGCAACCTCTGCTGAATCTGTGGTAGAGGCACTGAAAGTGAAGGAGTGGGAAGTGGGAATGTTTCAAGATGAAGTTGCTGCTAGCCAGGGTATAAGGATAAGGAGGAGACCACCAACAGGACCCCCTTTGCATTATGTAGGACCCTTCGAATTCCGATTGCAGAATGAGGGTAATACACCCCGTAACATTTTGGAAGAGATTGTGTGGAACAAGGATGTAGAAGTTTCACAG CTTAAAGAAAGAAAACCCCTCATTTCTCTGAAGAAGGACCTTCAAAATGCTCCTCCTAGGCGTGATTTTATTGGTGCTTTGAGGGCGGCAAATGAACGAACTGGACTTCCGGGGTTGATAGCCGAAGTGAAGAAGGCTTCGCCAAGTAGAGGTGTCTTGAGAGAGAACTTTGATCCA GTTGAAATTGCTCAAGCTTACGAGCGAGGTGGAGCGGCATGTCTAAGTGTTCTGACGGATCAAAAATACTTTAAG GGATGCTTTGAAAACCTTGAGCTAATAAGAAAGGCTGGAGTAAAG TGTCCTTTGTTGTGCAAAGAGTTCATCATAGATGCATGGCAACTCTATTATGCTCGAATCAAAGGTGCAGATGCGGTCCTTCTAATTGCCGCTGTTTTGCCTGATCTTGACATAAAATACATGATTAAGATATGCAAAATACTTGGACTGGCAGCACTTGTTGAG GTGCATGACGAGAAGGAATTCGATCGTGTTCTTGGCATAGAGGGGATTGAGCTTATTGGAATCAACAATCGGAATCTTG AAACATTCGAGGTGGATATCGCCAATACGAAGAAACTTCTTGAAGGAGAGCGAGGCAAAATTGTCCGTGAGAGAAACATAATT ATGGTAGGAGAATCTGGTCTGTTCACACCAAATGATATTGCATATGTACAAGAAGCAGGTGTTAAAGCT gTTTTGGTTGGAGAGTCTATTGTAAAACAAAATGATCCTGGGAAGGGAATCACTAGCTTGTTTGGCAAGGATATATCTCTAAGTTGA
- the LOC107475582 gene encoding probable protein phosphatase 2C 65, translated as MGNACTCQVSIGRKVYDADDSDSNNSNDYLPYRYGHCGAKVMLSGSSKFVSMYSQKGQKEVNQDAMTVWENFTGEKDMIFCGVFDGHGPQGHKYAQTICNNLPSKLSTSIKMSQQISKSQLGLDINGDENQNMPCVSWEGSFLKSFSEMDRDLAQNVYIGSFSGGSTAVTIVKQENQLIIGNLGDSRAILCTKTDDNFRIPIQLTVDLKPNIPSEASRITKCGGRIFPSKDDPSGINRIWMAEEDCPGLAMTRSFGDFCLKDYGLISVPDVIYRRINKQDEFVVLASDGIWDVLTNEEVINIISSARKRSEAAKTLVKHALQAWKVKCPNAVVDDCTAICLFLNN; from the exons ATGGGAAATGCTTGTACGTGTCAAGTTTCTATTGGACGAAAAGTGTATGATGCTGATGACTCTGATTCAAATAATTCAAATGATTATTTACCATATAGATATGGACATTGTGGAGCCAAGGTTATGTTAAGTGGATCCTCTAAATTTGTATCAATGTATTCCCAAAAGGGTCAAAAAGAAGTGAATCAAGATGCAATGACAGTTTGGGAG AATTTCACTGGAGAAAAAGACATGATATTTTGTGGTGTGTTCGATGGTCATGGTCCTCAAGGGCACAAATATGCACAAACCATATGCAATAATCTTCCTTCAAAACTCTCCACATCAATCAAAATGTCACAGCAAATTAGTAAGAGCCAACTTGGATTGGATATCAATGGTGATGAAAACCAAAACATGCCTTGTGTTTCATGGGAGGGAAGCTTTTTGAAGTCTTTTAGTGAAATGGATAGAGATCTTGCTCAGAACGTTTACATTGGTAGCTTTAGTGGCGGTAGCACTGCTGTCACTATAGTTAAACAG gaAAATCAGTTGATAATTGGTAATTTAGGAGATTCTCGTGCAATTCTTTGCACAAAAACAGATGACAATTTTCGAATTCCTATTCAACTTACCGTTGACCTAAAACCAAATATTCCAA GTGAAGCTTCAAGAATAACTAAGTGTGGAGGCAGAATATTTCcatcaaaagatgatccaagTGGTATAAATAGAATATGGATGGCTGAAGAAGATTGTCCTGGCTTGGCTATGACAAGATCATTTGGAGATTTCTGCCTAAAAGATTATGGTCTCATCTCAGTTCCTGATGTAATCTATAGAAGAATTAACAAACAAGATGAATTTGTGGTTTTGGCCTCTGATGGa ATATGGGATGTGCTAACAAATGAAGAAGTAATTAACATAATTAGTTCAGCAAGAAAGAGGTCAGAAGCAGCAAAAACATTAGTAAAGCATGCCCTTCAAGCCTGGAAAGTCAAGTGTCCTAATGCTGTAGTTGATGATTGTACAGCTATATGTTTGTTCTTGAATAATTAA
- the LOC107475584 gene encoding uncharacterized protein LOC107475584 — MLKVDELTSIHSRRKFARICVEIDLRKKMVPTITALDKEFNIVYEGLHQICFNCGKYRHRMEYCNERTIGTTTEAAAGMMEGTRSSHRKSPNGQKTNQNTQNQQSNLEKKENLAAIIMNEPPITPEARHQNKQVFQNMAINQESIYEEQNWDFLDHTTKVLITSIMGSGYNNEISKEEGNKPPDLSEFSSKPKKNKNMKKLDLQKGEVTYQNVEMDVQAINSKTNEAQ, encoded by the exons ATGCTCAAAGTGGATGAACTCACCTCCATACACTCTCGAAGAAAATTTGCAAGGATATGCGTGGAAATTGATCTGCGAAAGAAGATGGTTCCGACTATCACAGCCCTTGACAAAGAGTTCAATATTGTCTATGAAGGATTACACCAAATCTGTTTCAACTGCGGTAAGTATAGGCACAGAATGGAGTATTGTAACGAGAGGACAATCGGAACAACCACTGAAGCTGCCGCCGGGATGATGGAGGGCACCCGGTCTAGCCATCGGAAATCCCCTAACGGACAAAAGACAAATCAGAACACGCAGAATCAACAATCGAAtctagaaaagaaagaaaatctcGCAGCAATTATTATGAATGAGCCACCAATCACACCTGAGGCTAGGCACCAAAACAagcaagtttttcaaaatatggCCATCAATCAAGAAAGCATTTATGAGGAGCAAAATT GGGACTTTTTAGATCATACAACTAAAGTGCTCATCACTAGTATCATGGGAAGTGGGTATAATAATGAGATCAGTAAGGAAGAAGGGAACAAACCTCCAGACCTAAGCGAATTTAGCTCCAAAccaaagaagaacaaaaacatgaaaaaactTGATCTCCAAAAGGGAGAAGTCACTTACCAGAATGTAGAGATGGATGTTCAAGCCATCAACAGCAAGACAAATGAGGCTCAGTGA